From the Anaeromyxobacter dehalogenans 2CP-1 genome, the window GGGCTCGCCGTACCGGAGCGGCGCCAGCCGGGGCAGCACGTCCTGCGCGTCCTGCTCGGTGTAGAGCGGGAGGGCGGGCGCATGCTTCGAGTAGCCCTTCCGGTTCGCGTAGCGGGCCTCCTCTTCCTGGAGCCTCCCCGAGTCGGGGAGGAGCAGGCCGGCCAGGTCGCGGGTGGCCGGGGTGCAGTGGACCGGCCCGCGGAAGCCCTGGCGCGCCAGCAGCGGCAGCGCCCCGCTGTGGTCCACGTGCGCGTGCGTCAGGACCACCGCCGTCAGGTCTCGGGGGGAGACCGGCCAGGGGGCGCGGTTGCGGAGGCGCAGCTCCTTGTGGCCCTGGAACAGGCCCGCGTCGACCAGGATCCGGACCGAGCCGGTCTCCACCAGGAACCGTGAGCCCGTCACCGTGCCGGCCGCGCCGAGGAAGCGGATGGACGTCATCGTGAGCGAATTCTACAATCCCTGGACGCGCGCGGCGCGGCCCTCCCGCGCGCGGTGGGCACCACGGGACCGCAGACGGAGCGTTCACGACATGCGCCGGAAGATCCGCGTGGTGGGAGCGATGATCGAGCAGGACGCGCGCTACCTCATCACCCAGCGCCCGCCCACCGCCTCGCTGCCGCTGCTGTGGGAGTTCCCCGGCGGGCGCGTCGAGGCGGGCGAGACCGATCCCGCCGCGCTGGCGCGCGAGCTCGCGGAGGAGATGGGCATCGGCGTCGAGGTCGGCGGCCGCGTGATCCACGTGGAGCACGCGTACGAGGCCTACGACATCGACTTCTGCGTCTACCGCTGCCGCCTGGTCCGCGGCCCCATCCAGCACATCCGGGTGCACGACCACCGCTGGGTCCGGCCCGACGAG encodes:
- a CDS encoding (deoxy)nucleoside triphosphate pyrophosphohydrolase, whose amino-acid sequence is MRRKIRVVGAMIEQDARYLITQRPPTASLPLLWEFPGGRVEAGETDPAALARELAEEMGIGVEVGGRVIHVEHAYEAYDIDFCVYRCRLVRGPIQHIRVHDHRWVRPDELDQYEFPPADEKSIAKLLGL